aaccacaaccctcccccgaGGCAAAGTGCCAACTCCTATCCGCCaccgaagacgacgagccCGCCACTGACGAAGGGCAGCCAGACCAGACGATATGGCAGAGGGAGATGTTGGCTATGCCGAGGACTACTTCCTCTTTATCactttccctctcctcccctaATCCTGAGGACAATCACGAGTTCCTCAACTCGAGGCTGCTGACGAAAAAGCAATTGTCGGATATGGCCTGGGGGGTGAGGCAGCTGTCTAGGAGACTGGGGTCTGTCCGCCTGAAGTTCAAAGTCAAGAATGTTTTTCTCTTGACAAAGATTTATGACAAGGATCTGGTGGATAAGacgagggagttggtgaagTGGCTGCTTGATGAGGAGCACaggggggagaggtatgTCGTGTTTGTGGATTCTGCGTTGGAACAGAATAAGAGGTTTGACAAGGAGGGTTTGCTGAGGGAGATTGCTGGGGACAGAAAAGAGGATGGGGACGTGAGGGGGCGGTTGAGGTTTTGGAATGAGGACATGTGCAGACGGAGGGCGAATATGTTTGATTTTGTGGTTACGctggggggggatgggacgGTGTTGTATGCTAGTTGGTTGTTTCAGAGGATTGTTCCGCCGGTGCTGTCTTTTGCGTTGGGGAGTCTGGGGTTCCTGACAAAGTTTGACTTTGAGGATCATGAGGAGATATTGGGGGGCgcgtttgaggagggggtgacgGTTagtttgaggttgaggttcgaggggacggtgatgaggagTATTCCGCGGAGGCAGATAaccgagggggaggatggggaggaggacggggagagggatttggtggaggagctggttggggaggagaaggatgatgagaggacGCATAGGCCAGATGGGACGTGGGAGGTGCTGAacgagctggtggtggatcGGGGGCCGAATCCTAGTATGTATCTTCTCTTTGGGGCTCAGGACATGTTGTGTATGCTAACGGGAGAAAAGCAATGTCCAACATTGAAATAtttggcgacgacgagcaCTTCACCTCTGTCTCTGCGGACGGGGTGTGTGTTTCCACACCTACGGGTTCGACAGCGTATAACCTCGCGGCAGGGGGGTCGCTTTGCCACCCTGAGAATCCCGTCATGTTGGTCACGCCCATTTGTGCTCATACACTGTCTTTTAGGCCGATTATCCTGCCTGATACGATTGTGCTCAGGATAGGGGTGCCGTTTAATGCCCGGACGAGCTCCTGGGCGAGCTTTGAtgggcgggagagggtggaaCTGAGGCCGGGGGATTACGTGACGATTAGTGCGAGCAGGTTCCCCTTTGCGTGCGTGCAGCCTCATAGACCGCATGGGAGGCGGTCGGGGGATTGGATCAACAGCATCAGTGCCAAGTTGGGGTGGAATACGAGGCAGGCGAGGCAGAAGCCGatgaaggggtgggagggttcTTAGATGCTCTTGGAGAAACCTAGAGAGGGCTTTTTAGAGAGATATTGGACTGGCGTTTGCGTGGTAGGTGCTCTTTGACATATCTCAAGACACTGATTCCAAGACGGTGTAAGGAGATGGGAAATGTGGATTCTAGCGAGGCGTTAGGGTGATCAGCGAGCCTAGCGGGGATATATCAATGATGTAACAAGTAATGAGAATGTCTTAAAGAACAAACGCAGTTGATGATAGAGATGGAAGGTGTaatgttggagatgatgtcAATGTGTGAGAGCGCACGGGCCATGTGGTGTTTATCACTCGTTGCCTACACTGGTAACCTTCTTTCTTCAGCAACACAATCTACAATTTAGCTTTGATACGGACCTCTTCGAAATCTGTCCCTCTCAGGAAACCCATATCTCCATTTCTCAGTCGAAAACGGGTTTGCCTGAATAGAACTGGTGACAGTGACAATGGAGtcagcagcaaccagcaaaacagcctccttctccctgcccctcccacACTCCCTCGACAACAGAATCTATGTCAGACTGTCACTCAAGTCCAAAGCCctggtggtgtttttgacGACGGCTACGTCTGAGGAGGCGGGCCAGGCTACACCGTTGGGGTCGTTTGTTTATGCTTTGCCTGATgtatttttttctttttttcttttccgttACTCTACAACATACACTTACTAACTTGGAGACAGCGATACAACCCCTCACAACCCCTCTCAACAGCACTCTGCACGGTGGAACCGACGCTAGAGTTCacgacgaggatggcg
The sequence above is a segment of the Podospora pseudocomata strain CBS 415.72m chromosome 2 map unlocalized CBS415.72m_2, whole genome shotgun sequence genome. Coding sequences within it:
- a CDS encoding uncharacterized protein (EggNog:ENOG503NUE8; COG:G); the encoded protein is MAERDLILPKRVSFDDTRQHESSSDDGDAVEKKVSFDPSNPYRRKSSLVTSSRSHISPGVIQRIHQQQQSNPNHRCPRRQQSKPECLVHQFLESHKLNLDDTAPQPAADEDVEVEDVSSSSGLNEVVDSKTAIPVNKPPKRRPQPQPSPEAKCQLLSATEDDEPATDEGQPDQTIWQREMLAMPRTTSSLSLSLSSPNPEDNHEFLNSRLLTKKQLSDMAWGVRQLSRRLGSVRLKFKVKNVFLLTKIYDKDLVDKTRELVKWLLDEEHRGERYVVFVDSALEQNKRFDKEGLLREIAGDRKEDGDVRGRLRFWNEDMCRRRANMFDFVVTLGGDGTVLYASWLFQRIVPPVLSFALGSLGFLTKFDFEDHEEILGGAFEEGVTVSLRLRFEGTVMRSIPRRQITEGEDGEEDGERDLVEELVGEEKDDERTHRPDGTWEVLNELVVDRGPNPTMSNIEIFGDDEHFTSVSADGVCVSTPTGSTAYNLAAGGSLCHPENPVMLVTPICAHTLSFRPIILPDTIVLRIGVPFNARTSSWASFDGRERVELRPGDYVTISASRFPFACVQPHRPHGRRSGDWINSISAKLGWNTRQARQKPMKGWEGS
- a CDS encoding uncharacterized protein (EggNog:ENOG503P5RD; COG:S) is translated as MESAATSKTASFSLPLPHSLDNRIYVRLSLKSKALVVFLTTATSEEAGQATPLGSFVYALPDRYNPSQPLSTALCTVEPTLEFTTRMARLLVRKMGNERPVYVGNSISFASTGLGGVMEEEMEGFKAVVVGIMGVLKRWEEEEGGQNGVREGVEGLSVSS